One window from the genome of Pseudanabaena yagii GIHE-NHR1 encodes:
- a CDS encoding glycosyltransferase family 2 protein has protein sequence MWSIIIPTYNRLPILQKCLQAMEAQDFTEPYEIVVVDDGSTDGTVEFLQSHTTEFPHVRLFQQNHEGAAIARNTGIDVSQGETIVFIDSDLVVTPVFLSSHAKALAGSDRAFTYGRVINTSNFENPTSEPIKITDLSNAFFATGNVAIAKHWLIEAGKFDTSFRQYGWEDLELGVRLKNLGLKLIKCPDAVGYHWHPAFTIEQLPRLVDVEAQRGRMGVVFYQKHPTWEVKMMIQMTWIHVVLWGVLSLGGLLNERSLRPLLSWLINQGKPQLALEVARIFLNWYNVKGVYAAYREAVLIKGQ, from the coding sequence ATGTGGTCAATTATTATTCCAACTTATAACCGCTTACCGATCCTGCAAAAGTGTTTGCAGGCTATGGAAGCGCAAGATTTTACAGAGCCTTACGAAATCGTGGTCGTTGATGATGGCTCTACCGATGGCACGGTAGAATTTTTGCAGAGCCATACAACTGAGTTTCCCCATGTGCGCTTGTTTCAGCAAAATCATGAAGGTGCAGCGATCGCTAGAAATACTGGGATAGATGTATCTCAAGGCGAAACGATTGTATTTATCGATAGCGATCTCGTCGTTACACCTGTATTTTTATCGTCCCATGCGAAAGCTCTAGCAGGTAGCGATCGCGCCTTTACCTATGGGCGAGTGATCAATACCAGCAATTTTGAAAATCCCACCTCGGAGCCAATCAAGATTACCGATCTATCCAATGCTTTTTTTGCGACGGGGAATGTGGCGATCGCCAAGCATTGGTTAATTGAGGCAGGCAAGTTTGATACTAGTTTTCGTCAATACGGCTGGGAAGATTTGGAACTGGGTGTGCGCCTGAAAAATTTAGGATTAAAACTGATTAAATGTCCCGATGCCGTCGGCTATCATTGGCATCCAGCATTTACGATTGAGCAATTACCTCGCCTTGTCGATGTCGAGGCTCAGCGTGGACGCATGGGCGTAGTCTTTTATCAAAAGCATCCCACATGGGAAGTGAAGATGATGATCCAGATGACATGGATTCATGTGGTGTTATGGGGTGTATTGTCGCTTGGCGGTTTGCTCAATGAGCGATCGCTACGTCCATTACTCTCATGGCTAATCAATCAAGGTAAGCCTCAACTCGCCCTCGAGGTCGCCAGAATTTTCTTAAATTGGTATAACGTCAAGGGTGTATACGCTGCCTATCGTGAAGCGGTTTTAATCAAAGGGCAATAG
- a CDS encoding glycosyltransferase has protein sequence MAAVWLLLYGLNAYWLTAVHKPRRSLRKQLVLPKLSPAREYQTAQVTASPSSSSGAIAVNNFDNFDNFDQFRLDKSFASNFSNYVLAVDPSEHYAVATEALPVVTVQLPIFNERYVSRRLVDAVCKLDYPRDRMQIQVLDDSTDDTQTLLSETVQEYQNKGFWIEYIHRVNRSGFKAGALQDAMPLVQGNYIAIFDADFIPSTNWLKDTIRHYVNNPDAKVAVVQTRWGHVNSEYSLLTKLQSTGIDGHFAIEQQARCNNDYFLNFNGTAGIWNRQAIIDAGGWHADTLAEDMDLSYRAQLKGWKVVYDNNIVAPAELPVAMLAFKLQQFRWAKGSIQCAKKLIGQIWKADLSPVVKFQATMHLTGYSAHPLMLILILISIPLMLVTTPETVSLRNSIEGAWSIIVLPGIFGPPFLYFHAQKDLYPKSWYRRIGRIFLLAILGTGISWSNSRAVFAGLSNTGANFRRTPKFDIKHKSDRWENKAYKIPLDATAWIELGLCAYSAIACVIALNKGLYMTLPFMVLYALSYGYVGGLTLWQSWQQSRN, from the coding sequence GTGGCAGCAGTGTGGCTACTACTTTATGGGCTAAATGCTTATTGGCTCACTGCTGTCCATAAGCCTAGACGTTCTCTGCGGAAACAGCTTGTTTTGCCGAAGCTCAGCCCTGCCAGAGAATACCAAACAGCCCAAGTTACAGCGTCGCCGTCATCGAGTTCAGGGGCGATCGCTGTCAATAACTTCGATAATTTCGATAACTTTGATCAATTTCGCCTCGACAAAAGCTTTGCCAGCAACTTTTCCAATTACGTGTTGGCAGTCGATCCCTCTGAACATTACGCAGTTGCGACAGAAGCCTTGCCTGTTGTCACAGTACAGCTACCAATTTTTAATGAGCGCTATGTTTCGCGCCGATTAGTAGATGCAGTTTGCAAGCTGGACTATCCACGCGATCGGATGCAAATTCAAGTACTGGATGACTCCACTGACGACACTCAGACCCTTCTTAGTGAAACTGTCCAAGAGTATCAAAATAAAGGTTTTTGGATTGAATATATCCATCGTGTCAACCGTTCTGGCTTTAAAGCTGGTGCTTTGCAAGATGCGATGCCTTTGGTGCAGGGAAATTACATTGCGATTTTTGATGCAGATTTTATCCCCTCGACAAATTGGCTCAAGGATACAATCCGTCATTATGTGAATAATCCTGATGCCAAGGTTGCCGTTGTCCAAACCCGTTGGGGACATGTCAACTCCGAGTATTCATTGCTGACGAAGTTGCAATCAACAGGCATTGATGGTCACTTTGCGATCGAGCAACAGGCGCGTTGCAATAACGACTATTTCTTGAATTTTAATGGTACTGCGGGTATTTGGAACCGCCAAGCGATTATTGATGCGGGTGGCTGGCATGCCGACACCCTCGCCGAAGATATGGACTTGAGCTATCGTGCTCAACTCAAGGGATGGAAAGTTGTTTACGACAACAATATTGTTGCTCCTGCGGAATTGCCTGTGGCGATGCTAGCCTTCAAGTTGCAGCAATTTCGTTGGGCTAAGGGCAGTATCCAATGCGCCAAAAAATTAATTGGTCAAATCTGGAAAGCTGATCTTAGTCCTGTGGTGAAATTCCAAGCGACAATGCATTTAACAGGATACTCAGCGCATCCCTTGATGTTGATCTTGATTTTGATCTCAATTCCTCTGATGTTGGTAACAACACCAGAGACAGTCTCCTTGAGAAATTCCATTGAGGGTGCTTGGTCAATCATTGTGTTACCCGGAATCTTTGGCCCCCCATTCTTATATTTCCATGCTCAAAAGGATCTATACCCAAAATCTTGGTATCGCCGTATTGGTCGGATTTTCCTCTTAGCAATTTTGGGTACTGGCATTTCTTGGAGCAATAGCCGAGCCGTATTTGCAGGTTTGTCGAATACGGGCGCAAATTTTCGACGCACTCCTAAGTTTGACATTAAACACAAGAGTGATCGCTGGGAAAACAAGGCGTACAAGATCCCCCTTGATGCAACCGCATGGATCGAGCTGGGATTATGTGCTTATAGTGCGATCGCCTGTGTGATTGCTCTAAACAAGGGTCTATACATGACTCTGCCATTTATGGTGCTGTATGCGTTGAGTTATGGCTACGTCGGTGGTTTGACCCTCTGGCAATCTTGGCAACAATCACGAAATTAA
- the rnc gene encoding ribonuclease III produces the protein MVTMNYDHVDKVAVIVSAKLMSSTIDPRRQRELVRLLAQMGLEQAKLEQVKPHGFDWLLIDRALVHPSFSTAYNNDQLEFVGDSVLRLSVSLFLQERYGDRSVGDLAALRSHLVSDKTLAEIASSYELQKYVVVSNAARNDSQALRSLLADALEALMASLYINTQDLAFIRKWLDPHMQRFSEALLSIPALGNYKVALQELTQGRWKRLPEYRNVPSEGSNLFSVEVWFDERCWGKGQGKSIKAAQQEAAAIALQEMSKLEI, from the coding sequence ATGGTTACGATGAACTACGATCATGTTGATAAAGTTGCTGTAATTGTATCTGCAAAGCTCATGTCATCCACCATTGATCCACGCCGCCAAAGGGAATTAGTCCGTTTATTAGCACAAATGGGGTTAGAGCAAGCAAAATTAGAACAGGTCAAACCTCATGGTTTTGATTGGTTATTAATCGATCGCGCTTTGGTACATCCCAGCTTTTCGACTGCCTATAACAACGATCAATTGGAATTTGTCGGTGATAGTGTCTTGCGTCTATCGGTGAGTTTATTTTTGCAAGAACGTTATGGCGATCGCTCTGTGGGGGATTTAGCAGCTTTGCGATCGCATCTAGTCAGTGACAAGACTTTAGCAGAAATCGCCAGTAGCTATGAATTACAAAAGTATGTCGTAGTGTCTAATGCCGCAAGGAATGATTCGCAGGCTTTGCGATCTCTACTTGCCGATGCCCTTGAAGCTTTAATGGCATCGCTATATATCAACACCCAAGATTTAGCCTTTATTCGTAAATGGCTTGATCCTCATATGCAGAGGTTTTCGGAAGCGTTACTTTCTATTCCTGCATTGGGTAATTACAAAGTTGCGTTACAGGAGTTAACACAGGGACGCTGGAAACGCTTGCCTGAATATCGTAATGTGCCATCAGAGGGCAGTAATTTGTTTTCTGTGGAAGTATGGTTTGATGAGCGCTGTTGGGGCAAGGGACAGGGCAAAAGTATTAAAGCCGCACAACAGGAAGCCGCCGCGATCGCTCTCCAAGAGATGTCTAAACTAGAAATTTAA
- a CDS encoding ABC transporter substrate-binding protein: MTKRFFSTLCLALLATVTTIWIVACQPNTPPTSNSSSPTSSTKSTAPTTTGSGGGGVKDTLRLGAVLPATGDLSSIGAPMIKSIDFLVDTVNKCGGVLGKPIAYFKEDDRTDPPAGAEATTKLVKVDNVGGIVGAFASSVSTAALAIAVPNKVVMVSPGSTSPVFTERAKKGEFNGYWYRTAPPDTYQALALANLAYKKGARKVATLVINNDYGVGFEKSFVAAFEKLGGTIVNKNKPTRYDPKATTFESEAKGAFGSKPDAVAAILYPDSGGAVIKAAFEQGLTKDVKILLTDGVKTEDFPKLIGNTPEGKLILAGALGTVPGADGKSLDTFTKAFKEKTGQDLGAFVPHSYDAAALIAIAAEAAKDGTGEGIKSKIREVANAPGQEVSDVCEAIKLVKDGKDIDYQGASGNVDLDEYGDVKGSYDVWEVQPDGKIKVIDRVSP; encoded by the coding sequence ATGACTAAAAGGTTTTTCTCAACACTTTGTCTGGCTCTACTCGCTACCGTAACCACGATTTGGATCGTAGCCTGTCAGCCTAACACCCCACCAACTTCAAATAGCTCCAGTCCAACTAGTTCGACCAAATCCACAGCCCCAACTACCACAGGTTCGGGTGGTGGCGGCGTAAAAGACACCCTGCGTTTAGGAGCCGTACTACCCGCTACAGGAGATCTCTCGTCGATTGGCGCACCGATGATCAAATCCATAGATTTCCTTGTCGATACAGTAAATAAATGTGGTGGTGTCCTTGGTAAGCCGATCGCTTATTTTAAGGAAGATGATCGCACCGATCCCCCCGCAGGTGCAGAAGCAACTACCAAATTAGTGAAGGTCGATAACGTTGGCGGTATCGTTGGTGCATTTGCTAGTAGTGTATCAACCGCAGCCTTAGCGATCGCTGTCCCCAATAAAGTCGTCATGGTTTCCCCCGGTAGCACCAGCCCTGTATTTACCGAACGAGCCAAGAAAGGCGAATTTAATGGCTATTGGTATCGCACTGCCCCACCTGACACCTATCAAGCTCTTGCCCTTGCTAATCTTGCTTACAAAAAAGGTGCCCGCAAAGTCGCCACCCTCGTAATTAACAATGACTATGGCGTAGGTTTTGAGAAATCCTTCGTGGCAGCCTTTGAAAAGCTCGGTGGCACAATCGTGAACAAAAATAAGCCCACTCGCTACGATCCTAAGGCAACCACCTTTGAATCTGAAGCGAAGGGTGCATTTGGTAGCAAACCCGATGCAGTTGCTGCAATTCTCTATCCCGATTCTGGTGGTGCAGTAATTAAGGCAGCCTTTGAGCAAGGTTTAACTAAAGATGTCAAAATCTTGTTGACAGATGGCGTAAAAACTGAAGACTTTCCTAAACTTATTGGCAACACACCTGAAGGCAAGCTCATCCTCGCGGGCGCACTTGGGACTGTTCCTGGAGCCGATGGCAAGTCCCTTGACACCTTTACTAAAGCCTTCAAAGAAAAGACTGGTCAAGACCTTGGCGCATTTGTGCCCCATTCCTATGATGCGGCGGCACTGATTGCGATCGCTGCCGAGGCTGCTAAAGATGGTACTGGCGAAGGCATCAAGAGCAAGATTCGTGAAGTGGCTAATGCCCCTGGACAAGAAGTCAGTGATGTTTGTGAAGCCATCAAGTTAGTCAAAGATGGCAAAGACATTGACTATCAAGGTGCAAGCGGCAATGTTGATCTCGATGAATATGGCGATGTCAAAGGTAGTTATGACGTATGGGAAGTACAACCCGACGGCAAAATTAAAGTAATTGATCGCGTTTCCCCATAA
- the ebsA gene encoding type IV pilus biogenesis protein EbsA, which yields MAIELKAAPPQEVSIYMPYYREPNKRQALPYAISLYKQGEITGERHVEGSPAISFMAVWRVANLPADITLCRVTFEGDADMSYEMTLENTEFVGYLIDVVSSIRDKGYVDFPQIFYSKLFRIKLAGAEG from the coding sequence ATGGCGATCGAACTCAAAGCTGCTCCTCCGCAAGAAGTTTCCATCTACATGCCCTATTACCGAGAGCCCAATAAGCGTCAAGCTCTCCCCTATGCAATTTCTTTATATAAGCAAGGTGAAATCACGGGCGAACGTCATGTTGAGGGTAGTCCCGCAATTTCTTTTATGGCAGTGTGGCGTGTGGCAAATTTACCCGCCGACATCACACTATGTCGAGTCACCTTTGAAGGTGATGCTGACATGAGCTATGAAATGACCTTAGAAAATACAGAATTTGTCGGCTATTTAATTGATGTTGTTTCTAGTATTCGAGACAAAGGCTATGTCGATTTTCCCCAAATCTTTTATAGCAAGCTGTTTAGGATTAAATTAGCTGGTGCTGAAGGCTAA
- a CDS encoding glycoside hydrolase family 19 protein: MKQIEIWRLQAAATLAFLVPKIAGNAPTANDGLVDDLVRTLNNLPARPEARQPYAGIFPAADLPTWRNRAALTLQTLVPKIQNIEGSVYDGAIDDLIRFIRQLPSRPTGRAPYSGLFAPADLATWRKQASQTLVAAITKITDPKYTDADSKIDDLVRAMSGLPLRPILRKPYEGLYPAPNLVASRQLVAKRLQQLIDVLKDDFNPKDVLVDSTIRILNNLPPRAADQEPYAGLYPKAEVNAPVITQDQLRAIAPYSNSNRLNQLLPNLNTTMQRYGITTPLRKSHFIAQIAHESDAFNTNEEYASGADYEGRRDLGNTKAGDGVRFKGRGLIQVTGRSNYAACGQALGVDLINNPQRLADFDLACLSAGWYWDTRSLNDYADNDDVLQITRIINGGLNGLDDRQAYLARAKQVFGI; the protein is encoded by the coding sequence ATGAAACAAATTGAGATTTGGCGATTGCAAGCTGCGGCAACCCTTGCCTTTCTTGTTCCGAAAATAGCAGGCAATGCTCCCACTGCTAATGATGGTTTAGTCGATGATCTGGTAAGAACGCTGAATAATTTACCTGCTCGTCCCGAGGCGCGACAGCCCTATGCAGGTATTTTTCCTGCGGCAGATCTCCCAACTTGGCGCAATCGTGCCGCCTTGACCCTCCAAACTTTAGTGCCCAAAATTCAGAATATTGAAGGTAGCGTCTATGATGGCGCGATCGATGACTTGATTCGTTTTATTCGCCAATTGCCATCACGCCCCACAGGTCGCGCTCCCTATTCAGGACTATTTGCACCCGCAGATCTTGCGACATGGCGCAAGCAAGCATCCCAAACGTTAGTTGCCGCGATCACTAAGATTACCGATCCCAAGTACACCGATGCTGATAGCAAAATTGATGACTTAGTTCGTGCTATGAGCGGATTGCCACTGCGTCCTATCCTTCGCAAACCCTATGAAGGTCTTTATCCAGCCCCCAATCTTGTCGCATCCCGTCAATTAGTTGCCAAGCGTTTACAACAGTTAATTGATGTTTTGAAGGATGATTTCAATCCCAAAGATGTACTAGTCGATAGTACGATTCGGATCTTAAATAATTTGCCCCCTCGTGCTGCTGATCAAGAACCCTATGCAGGTTTATATCCCAAAGCTGAAGTTAATGCCCCTGTAATTACCCAAGATCAATTAAGAGCGATCGCTCCCTATTCCAATTCCAATCGCCTAAACCAATTGCTCCCTAACTTGAATACAACCATGCAGCGCTATGGTATTACTACGCCATTACGCAAGTCGCATTTCATTGCCCAGATCGCCCATGAAAGTGATGCCTTTAATACCAATGAAGAATATGCCTCTGGTGCAGATTATGAAGGACGCAGAGATCTAGGTAATACCAAAGCAGGCGATGGGGTGAGATTTAAAGGTCGTGGCTTAATCCAAGTGACAGGACGTTCTAACTATGCTGCGTGCGGTCAAGCCCTCGGTGTGGACTTGATCAATAATCCTCAACGTTTAGCTGATTTTGACCTTGCTTGTCTCAGTGCAGGTTGGTATTGGGATACGCGATCACTCAATGACTATGCCGATAATGATGATGTCCTCCAAATTACCCGCATTATCAACGGCGGGCTGAATGGTCTAGACGATCGCCAAGCCTATCTTGCCAGAGCCAAACAAGTATTCGGGATTTAG
- a CDS encoding Uma2 family endonuclease: MTLQPLTPEAAITSNTLPEIDYPDSDGNPMSDNTEQYRWIVIIKENLEIMFADDPNVFIAGDLLWYPVRHTQKRFAPNVMVAIGRPKGRRGSYKQWLEDNIAPQIVFEILSPSNKDRRGIDSLEEKFDFYETYGVKEYYIYDPDEMILEGWQRVGDRLVKIPSMMDWVSPLLGIRFDWTTGQELVLSRPDGQRFLSSIELDRRLQQSKIQVWQEQQRAEQERKRAEIQRQRAEQESQRAEQESQRANRLAARLRELGIDPDDEL; the protein is encoded by the coding sequence ATGACTCTGCAACCTTTAACCCCTGAAGCAGCGATCACGTCAAATACACTTCCAGAGATCGACTATCCCGACAGTGATGGCAATCCCATGTCTGACAACACCGAACAGTATCGCTGGATCGTAATTATTAAAGAAAATCTAGAGATCATGTTTGCTGATGATCCAAATGTGTTTATTGCAGGGGATTTGCTCTGGTATCCCGTCCGCCATACCCAAAAACGATTTGCCCCAAATGTAATGGTGGCAATTGGTAGACCCAAGGGGCGGCGAGGCTCCTATAAGCAATGGTTAGAAGATAATATTGCTCCCCAAATCGTATTTGAGATTTTATCGCCTAGCAATAAAGATCGCCGAGGGATTGATTCCCTTGAAGAAAAATTTGATTTTTATGAAACTTATGGCGTTAAAGAATATTACATTTACGATCCAGACGAGATGATCCTAGAAGGTTGGCAAAGGGTGGGCGATCGCCTAGTCAAAATACCATCAATGATGGATTGGGTTAGCCCACTTTTGGGTATTAGATTTGACTGGACAACTGGACAAGAACTAGTGTTATCTCGCCCTGATGGTCAGAGATTCTTATCTTCGATCGAGTTGGATCGTCGTTTACAACAATCAAAAATCCAAGTTTGGCAAGAACAACAACGCGCTGAGCAAGAACGAAAACGCGCCGAAATTCAGCGTCAACGTGCCGAACAAGAAAGTCAACGTGCCGAACAAGAAAGCCAACGTGCAAATCGTCTTGCTGCTCGTTTACGAGAATTAGGTATAGACCCTGACGATGAACTTTAA
- a CDS encoding AAA family ATPase — protein MNFKLNGNLGLCGAHRTGKTTLAIALADRLNIPFIRTTTSQVFAHLGLDPAEPMDFKTRLFVQNHVLDAAEQIWQNSATPFISDRTPIDMIAYTLGDIQGKTEVDFDLLNQYIDRCFASTNQFFQNLAIIQPGIPLVYEEGKAALNAAYIEHINVLVIGLCGDRRLTADVFCNDREAIDLEIRILNIWDRFK, from the coding sequence ATGAACTTTAAGCTTAATGGTAATCTCGGTCTGTGTGGGGCGCATCGCACTGGAAAAACCACATTAGCGATCGCCCTAGCAGATCGCCTCAATATTCCCTTTATCCGTACCACCACTAGCCAAGTTTTTGCCCATCTAGGTTTAGATCCTGCGGAACCAATGGATTTTAAAACGCGGCTATTTGTCCAAAATCATGTCCTAGATGCTGCCGAACAAATCTGGCAAAATTCTGCAACACCTTTTATTAGCGATCGCACCCCCATCGATATGATCGCCTATACCCTCGGTGATATCCAAGGCAAAACCGAGGTAGACTTTGACTTACTCAATCAATATATAGATCGGTGCTTTGCCAGTACTAATCAATTTTTTCAAAATCTTGCAATCATTCAACCTGGAATCCCCCTTGTCTACGAAGAAGGCAAAGCAGCGCTAAATGCTGCCTATATTGAGCATATTAATGTGTTGGTAATTGGGTTATGTGGCGATCGCCGCCTCACCGCCGATGTATTTTGTAACGATAGAGAAGCGATCGACCTCGAAATAAGAATACTTAATATTTGGGATCGCTTTAAATGA
- a CDS encoding type IV pilin-like G/H family protein, which translates to MVFNTLEYIVGLGLRNRRFRNAQNLNAWGFTLIELLVTMIIIGILAAIALPSFLNQANKARYAEAKSYIGTMSRLQQAYYLEKQIFAGTMSQLSLGANTSSSNFTYGIVTGDINGNTSPIQLDQIVTNVATPSAANTIKSYVGVVGIPGVVRIDTVFCVANSPSFIPAPGSLNITSQTMVCPVNFTIDQ; encoded by the coding sequence GTGGTATTCAATACGTTGGAATATATCGTTGGTTTAGGGCTTCGCAATCGCCGATTCCGCAATGCTCAAAACCTCAATGCGTGGGGATTTACGTTAATTGAGTTGCTCGTCACAATGATTATTATCGGCATTCTGGCTGCGATCGCCCTGCCATCATTTCTCAATCAAGCTAACAAAGCCCGATATGCTGAAGCTAAATCCTATATTGGGACAATGAGTCGGTTACAACAGGCATATTACCTAGAAAAGCAGATATTTGCGGGCACTATGTCTCAATTAAGTTTAGGCGCAAATACATCATCTTCCAATTTTACTTATGGCATTGTTACAGGCGATATAAATGGTAATACTAGCCCAATCCAATTGGATCAAATTGTGACAAATGTGGCAACGCCATCTGCTGCGAATACTATTAAGTCTTATGTTGGCGTTGTTGGTATACCTGGAGTCGTCAGAATCGATACAGTTTTTTGTGTTGCGAATTCTCCAAGTTTTATTCCTGCGCCTGGATCTCTGAATATTACCAGTCAAACAATGGTCTGTCCTGTTAACTTCACCATTGACCAGTAA
- a CDS encoding type IV pilin-like G/H family protein, whose translation MKSEFKTKLIQHILNKKNDEKGFTLIELLVVIIIIGILAAIALPSFLNQASKARQSEAKSYVGSANRSQQAYYLEKQQFATDLPTLALGIASSTSNYAYATTGSTKGAVGTNANAFSTGLPSATNLKTYVGAVSVSTPAGSNEATTLATLGEGTLANVNGGIATGSVTLANSFVIATNAAPAVVTGNSGFVAVN comes from the coding sequence ATGAAATCTGAATTCAAGACCAAGCTCATTCAACACATCCTCAACAAGAAGAATGATGAAAAAGGCTTCACCCTGATCGAACTTCTCGTTGTTATCATCATCATCGGTATTCTTGCAGCGATCGCACTTCCTTCATTCCTAAACCAAGCATCGAAAGCTCGTCAATCTGAAGCTAAGTCTTATGTTGGTTCCGCAAACCGTTCTCAACAAGCTTACTACCTAGAAAAGCAGCAGTTTGCCACTGACCTTCCTACATTGGCTCTAGGTATTGCTTCTAGTACCTCTAACTACGCTTATGCTACAACTGGTTCTACCAAAGGTGCAGTCGGCACAAACGCAAATGCTTTTAGTACTGGTCTACCTTCTGCAACTAACTTGAAAACTTACGTTGGTGCTGTTAGTGTATCCACTCCTGCTGGTAGTAATGAAGCTACAACTTTGGCTACCCTTGGAGAAGGCACTCTCGCTAACGTTAACGGTGGTATCGCGACTGGTAGTGTAACTTTAGCTAACTCTTTTGTAATTGCAACCAATGCGGCTCCAGCAGTTGTTACTGGTAACAGTGGATTTGTTGCAGTTAACTAA
- a CDS encoding type IV pilin-like G/H family protein, protein MKSEFKTKLIQHILNKKNDEKGFTLIELLVVIIIIGILAAIALPSFLNQASKARQSEAKSYVGSANRSQQAYYLEKQQFATDLPTLALGIASSTSNYAYATTGSTKGAVGTNANAFSRGLPSATNLKTYVGAVSVSTPAGSNEATTLATLGEGTLANVNGGIATGSVTLANSFVIATNAAPAVVTGNSGFVAVN, encoded by the coding sequence ATGAAATCTGAATTCAAGACCAAGCTCATTCAACATATCCTCAACAAGAAGAATGATGAAAAAGGCTTCACCCTGATCGAACTTCTCGTTGTTATCATCATCATCGGTATTCTTGCAGCGATCGCACTTCCTTCATTCCTAAACCAAGCATCGAAAGCTCGTCAATCTGAAGCTAAGTCTTATGTTGGTTCCGCAAACCGTTCTCAACAAGCTTACTACCTAGAAAAGCAGCAGTTTGCCACTGACCTTCCTACATTGGCTCTAGGTATTGCTTCTAGTACCTCTAACTACGCTTATGCTACAACTGGTTCTACCAAAGGTGCAGTCGGCACAAACGCAAATGCTTTTAGTAGAGGTCTACCTTCTGCAACTAACTTGAAAACTTACGTTGGTGCTGTTAGTGTATCCACTCCTGCTGGTAGTAATGAAGCTACAACTTTGGCTACCCTTGGAGAAGGCACTCTCGCTAACGTTAACGGTGGTATCGCGACTGGTAGTGTAACTTTAGCTAACTCTTTTGTAATTGCAACCAATGCGGCTCCAGCAGTTGTTACTGGTAACAGTGGATTTGTTGCAGTTAACTAA